The following proteins are encoded in a genomic region of Ctenopharyngodon idella isolate HZGC_01 chromosome 12, HZGC01, whole genome shotgun sequence:
- the pank1b gene encoding pantothenate kinase 1 isoform X4 has protein sequence MKLIVKKPAFPWFGMDIGGTLVKLVYFEPKDITAEEEQEEVESLKSIRRYLTSNVAYGNTGIRDVHLELKNLTMCGRKGNLHFIRFPTQDMHRFIQMGRDKNFSSLHTTLCATGGGAYKFEEDFRTIAGLELQKLDELDCLIHGLLYVDSVGFNGHPECYFFQNPSDPENCVKRPFSLENPFPMLLVNIGSGVSILAVYSKDDYKRVTGTSLGGGTFLGLCCLLTGCDTFEEALEMATKGDSTNVDKLVKDIYGGDYERFGLQGSAVASSFGHMMSKEKRDSISKEDLARATLVTITNNIGSIARMCAVNENIDKVVFVGNFLRINTVSTKLLAYAMDFWSNSQLKALFLEHEVRFFSFFKITFNSLSVLESVSLIMFVHLRLTITFSIVFSQCISQASICHFITIGISQQAHTYN, from the exons ATGAAACTAATTGTGAAGAAGCCAG CCTTTCCGTGGTTTGGTATGGATATTGGAGGCACCCTGGTAAAGCTGGTTTACTTTGAGCCCAAGGACATAACTGCTGAAGAAGAACAAGAGGAAGTGGAGAGCCTGAAGAGCATCCGCCGCTACCTGACCTCCAACGTGGCCTATGGAAACACGGGTATCCGTGACGTTCACCTGGAGTTGAAGAACCTCACCATGTGTGGCCGCAAAGGCAACCTGCACTTCATTCGGTTCCCCACTCAAGACATGCACCGCTTCATCCAAATGGGCCGAGACAAGAACTTCTCCAGCCTGCACACCACGCTGTGTGCCACGGGTGGGGGCGCATACAAGTTTGAGGAAGACTTCAGAACG ATTGCTGGTTTGGAGCTGCAGAAGCTGGATGAACTGGACTGTCTTATTCATGGTCTGCTGTACGTTGACTCAGTCGGGTTCAATGGCCATCCCGagtgttatttttttcaaaatccgTCTGACCCTGAAAACTGTGTCAAGAGGCCATTTAGCCTGGAGAACCCCTTCCCTATGTTGCTGGTAAACATTGGCTCGGGGGTTAGCATCCTAGCTGTCTACTCCAAGGATGATTACAAGCGGGTCACGGGCACAAG TTTAGGAGGTGGTACGTTTCTAGGCCTGTGTTGCTTGCTGACCGGCTGTGATACATTTGAGGAGGCCTTAGAGATGGCGACTAAAGGGGACAGCACAAATGTGGACAAACTAGTGAAGGACATTTACGGTGGTGATTATGAACGCTTTGGTCTCCAGGGTTCTGCCGTTGCATCCAG TTTTGGTCATATGATGAGCAAGGAAAAACGTGATAGTATAAGTAAAGAGGACCTGGCCAGGGCCACTCTTGTCACAATCACAAACAACATTGGCTCCATCGCCCGTATGTGTGCAGTGAACGAg AATATCGATAAAGTGGTTTTTGTTGGGAATTTCCTTCGGATCAACACTGTATCAACTAAGCTGCTAGCCTATGCCATGGACTTCTGGTCTAACAGTCAACTGAAAGCCCTTTTCTTAGAACAtgaagtaagatttttttccttttttaaaatcacttttaatTCCCTGTCAGTGCTAGAATCAGTTTCATTAATAATGTTTGTCCATCTTAGACTTACCATAACATTCTCCATAGTGTTCAGTCAATGTATCAGCCAAGCCAGTATTTGCCATTTTATAACTATTGGAATCAGCCAACAAGCACACACATATAATTAA
- the pank1b gene encoding pantothenate kinase 1 isoform X2: MENAETSDQNGTTHYTNGLVNGFHTPQSGNGDCISSNGGGLVASDSSGGHNGIENFHHFHQDVHNNGSPAKRCRLRRRMDSGKKNRPPFPWFGMDIGGTLVKLVYFEPKDITAEEEQEEVESLKSIRRYLTSNVAYGNTGIRDVHLELKNLTMCGRKGNLHFIRFPTQDMHRFIQMGRDKNFSSLHTTLCATGGGAYKFEEDFRTIAGLELQKLDELDCLIHGLLYVDSVGFNGHPECYFFQNPSDPENCVKRPFSLENPFPMLLVNIGSGVSILAVYSKDDYKRVTGTSLGGGTFLGLCCLLTGCDTFEEALEMATKGDSTNVDKLVKDIYGGDYERFGLQGSAVASSFGHMMSKEKRDSISKEDLARATLVTITNNIGSIARMCAVNENIDKVVFVGNFLRINTVSTKLLAYAMDFWSNSQLKALFLEHEGYFGAVGAFLELLKLTEDS; this comes from the exons ATGGAAAATGCTGAAACATCCGATCAAAACGGAACGACGCACTACACGAACGGTTTAGTGAACGGATTTCACACCCCTCAGTCCGGTAACGGGGACTGTATTTCGTCTAACGGAGGTGGTCTGGTTGCTAGTGACAGTAGCGGTGGCCATAATGGTATTGAAAATTTCCACCATTTTCATCAGGATGTACACAACAATGGTTCGCCTGCGAAGCGCTGCAGACTCAGAAGACGCATGGATTCGGGAAAGAAGAACAGACCTC CCTTTCCGTGGTTTGGTATGGATATTGGAGGCACCCTGGTAAAGCTGGTTTACTTTGAGCCCAAGGACATAACTGCTGAAGAAGAACAAGAGGAAGTGGAGAGCCTGAAGAGCATCCGCCGCTACCTGACCTCCAACGTGGCCTATGGAAACACGGGTATCCGTGACGTTCACCTGGAGTTGAAGAACCTCACCATGTGTGGCCGCAAAGGCAACCTGCACTTCATTCGGTTCCCCACTCAAGACATGCACCGCTTCATCCAAATGGGCCGAGACAAGAACTTCTCCAGCCTGCACACCACGCTGTGTGCCACGGGTGGGGGCGCATACAAGTTTGAGGAAGACTTCAGAACG ATTGCTGGTTTGGAGCTGCAGAAGCTGGATGAACTGGACTGTCTTATTCATGGTCTGCTGTACGTTGACTCAGTCGGGTTCAATGGCCATCCCGagtgttatttttttcaaaatccgTCTGACCCTGAAAACTGTGTCAAGAGGCCATTTAGCCTGGAGAACCCCTTCCCTATGTTGCTGGTAAACATTGGCTCGGGGGTTAGCATCCTAGCTGTCTACTCCAAGGATGATTACAAGCGGGTCACGGGCACAAG TTTAGGAGGTGGTACGTTTCTAGGCCTGTGTTGCTTGCTGACCGGCTGTGATACATTTGAGGAGGCCTTAGAGATGGCGACTAAAGGGGACAGCACAAATGTGGACAAACTAGTGAAGGACATTTACGGTGGTGATTATGAACGCTTTGGTCTCCAGGGTTCTGCCGTTGCATCCAG TTTTGGTCATATGATGAGCAAGGAAAAACGTGATAGTATAAGTAAAGAGGACCTGGCCAGGGCCACTCTTGTCACAATCACAAACAACATTGGCTCCATCGCCCGTATGTGTGCAGTGAACGAg AATATCGATAAAGTGGTTTTTGTTGGGAATTTCCTTCGGATCAACACTGTATCAACTAAGCTGCTAGCCTATGCCATGGACTTCTGGTCTAACAGTCAACTGAAAGCCCTTTTCTTAGAACAtgaa GGATATTTTGGAGCTGTTGGTGCCTTCCTAGAGCTACTGAAGCTGACTGAAGACTCCTGA
- the pank1b gene encoding pantothenate kinase 1 isoform X3, whose translation MENAETSDQNGTTHYTNGLVNGFHTPQSGNGDCISSNGGGLVASDSSGGHNGIENFHHFHQDVHNNGSPAKRCRLRRRMDSGKKNRPPFPWFGMDIGGTLVKLVYFEPKDITAEEEQEEVESLKSIRRYLTSNVAYGNTGIRDVHLELKNLTMCGRKGNLHFIRFPTQDMHRFIQMGRDKNFSSLHTTLCATGGGAYKFEEDFRTIAGLELQKLDELDCLIHGLLYVDSVGFNGHPECYFFQNPSDPENCVKRPFSLENPFPMLLVNIGSGVSILAVYSKDDYKRVTGTSLGGGTFLGLCCLLTGCDTFEEALEMATKGDSTNVDKLVKDIYGGDYERFGLQGSAVASSFGHMMSKEKRDSISKEDLARATLVTITNNIGSIARMCAVNENIDKVVFVGNFLRINTVSTKLLAYAMDFWSNSQLKALFLEHESACHCMMALLINRTF comes from the exons ATGGAAAATGCTGAAACATCCGATCAAAACGGAACGACGCACTACACGAACGGTTTAGTGAACGGATTTCACACCCCTCAGTCCGGTAACGGGGACTGTATTTCGTCTAACGGAGGTGGTCTGGTTGCTAGTGACAGTAGCGGTGGCCATAATGGTATTGAAAATTTCCACCATTTTCATCAGGATGTACACAACAATGGTTCGCCTGCGAAGCGCTGCAGACTCAGAAGACGCATGGATTCGGGAAAGAAGAACAGACCTC CCTTTCCGTGGTTTGGTATGGATATTGGAGGCACCCTGGTAAAGCTGGTTTACTTTGAGCCCAAGGACATAACTGCTGAAGAAGAACAAGAGGAAGTGGAGAGCCTGAAGAGCATCCGCCGCTACCTGACCTCCAACGTGGCCTATGGAAACACGGGTATCCGTGACGTTCACCTGGAGTTGAAGAACCTCACCATGTGTGGCCGCAAAGGCAACCTGCACTTCATTCGGTTCCCCACTCAAGACATGCACCGCTTCATCCAAATGGGCCGAGACAAGAACTTCTCCAGCCTGCACACCACGCTGTGTGCCACGGGTGGGGGCGCATACAAGTTTGAGGAAGACTTCAGAACG ATTGCTGGTTTGGAGCTGCAGAAGCTGGATGAACTGGACTGTCTTATTCATGGTCTGCTGTACGTTGACTCAGTCGGGTTCAATGGCCATCCCGagtgttatttttttcaaaatccgTCTGACCCTGAAAACTGTGTCAAGAGGCCATTTAGCCTGGAGAACCCCTTCCCTATGTTGCTGGTAAACATTGGCTCGGGGGTTAGCATCCTAGCTGTCTACTCCAAGGATGATTACAAGCGGGTCACGGGCACAAG TTTAGGAGGTGGTACGTTTCTAGGCCTGTGTTGCTTGCTGACCGGCTGTGATACATTTGAGGAGGCCTTAGAGATGGCGACTAAAGGGGACAGCACAAATGTGGACAAACTAGTGAAGGACATTTACGGTGGTGATTATGAACGCTTTGGTCTCCAGGGTTCTGCCGTTGCATCCAG TTTTGGTCATATGATGAGCAAGGAAAAACGTGATAGTATAAGTAAAGAGGACCTGGCCAGGGCCACTCTTGTCACAATCACAAACAACATTGGCTCCATCGCCCGTATGTGTGCAGTGAACGAg AATATCGATAAAGTGGTTTTTGTTGGGAATTTCCTTCGGATCAACACTGTATCAACTAAGCTGCTAGCCTATGCCATGGACTTCTGGTCTAACAGTCAACTGAAAGCCCTTTTCTTAGAACAtgaa TCTGCTTGTCACTGCATGATGGCTTTGCTGATTAACAGGACTTTTTAG
- the pank1b gene encoding pantothenate kinase 1 isoform X5 encodes MDIGGTLVKLVYFEPKDITAEEEQEEVESLKSIRRYLTSNVAYGNTGIRDVHLELKNLTMCGRKGNLHFIRFPTQDMHRFIQMGRDKNFSSLHTTLCATGGGAYKFEEDFRTIAGLELQKLDELDCLIHGLLYVDSVGFNGHPECYFFQNPSDPENCVKRPFSLENPFPMLLVNIGSGVSILAVYSKDDYKRVTGTSLGGGTFLGLCCLLTGCDTFEEALEMATKGDSTNVDKLVKDIYGGDYERFGLQGSAVASSFGHMMSKEKRDSISKEDLARATLVTITNNIGSIARMCAVNENIDKVVFVGNFLRINTVSTKLLAYAMDFWSNSQLKALFLEHEVRFFSFFKITFNSLSVLESVSLIMFVHLRLTITFSIVFSQCISQASICHFITIGISQQAHTYN; translated from the exons ATGGATATTGGAGGCACCCTGGTAAAGCTGGTTTACTTTGAGCCCAAGGACATAACTGCTGAAGAAGAACAAGAGGAAGTGGAGAGCCTGAAGAGCATCCGCCGCTACCTGACCTCCAACGTGGCCTATGGAAACACGGGTATCCGTGACGTTCACCTGGAGTTGAAGAACCTCACCATGTGTGGCCGCAAAGGCAACCTGCACTTCATTCGGTTCCCCACTCAAGACATGCACCGCTTCATCCAAATGGGCCGAGACAAGAACTTCTCCAGCCTGCACACCACGCTGTGTGCCACGGGTGGGGGCGCATACAAGTTTGAGGAAGACTTCAGAACG ATTGCTGGTTTGGAGCTGCAGAAGCTGGATGAACTGGACTGTCTTATTCATGGTCTGCTGTACGTTGACTCAGTCGGGTTCAATGGCCATCCCGagtgttatttttttcaaaatccgTCTGACCCTGAAAACTGTGTCAAGAGGCCATTTAGCCTGGAGAACCCCTTCCCTATGTTGCTGGTAAACATTGGCTCGGGGGTTAGCATCCTAGCTGTCTACTCCAAGGATGATTACAAGCGGGTCACGGGCACAAG TTTAGGAGGTGGTACGTTTCTAGGCCTGTGTTGCTTGCTGACCGGCTGTGATACATTTGAGGAGGCCTTAGAGATGGCGACTAAAGGGGACAGCACAAATGTGGACAAACTAGTGAAGGACATTTACGGTGGTGATTATGAACGCTTTGGTCTCCAGGGTTCTGCCGTTGCATCCAG TTTTGGTCATATGATGAGCAAGGAAAAACGTGATAGTATAAGTAAAGAGGACCTGGCCAGGGCCACTCTTGTCACAATCACAAACAACATTGGCTCCATCGCCCGTATGTGTGCAGTGAACGAg AATATCGATAAAGTGGTTTTTGTTGGGAATTTCCTTCGGATCAACACTGTATCAACTAAGCTGCTAGCCTATGCCATGGACTTCTGGTCTAACAGTCAACTGAAAGCCCTTTTCTTAGAACAtgaagtaagatttttttccttttttaaaatcacttttaatTCCCTGTCAGTGCTAGAATCAGTTTCATTAATAATGTTTGTCCATCTTAGACTTACCATAACATTCTCCATAGTGTTCAGTCAATGTATCAGCCAAGCCAGTATTTGCCATTTTATAACTATTGGAATCAGCCAACAAGCACACACATATAATTAA
- the pank1b gene encoding pantothenate kinase 1 isoform X1: MENAETSDQNGTTHYTNGLVNGFHTPQSGNGDCISSNGGGLVASDSSGGHNGIENFHHFHQDVHNNGSPAKRCRLRRRMDSGKKNRPPFPWFGMDIGGTLVKLVYFEPKDITAEEEQEEVESLKSIRRYLTSNVAYGNTGIRDVHLELKNLTMCGRKGNLHFIRFPTQDMHRFIQMGRDKNFSSLHTTLCATGGGAYKFEEDFRTIAGLELQKLDELDCLIHGLLYVDSVGFNGHPECYFFQNPSDPENCVKRPFSLENPFPMLLVNIGSGVSILAVYSKDDYKRVTGTSLGGGTFLGLCCLLTGCDTFEEALEMATKGDSTNVDKLVKDIYGGDYERFGLQGSAVASSFGHMMSKEKRDSISKEDLARATLVTITNNIGSIARMCAVNENIDKVVFVGNFLRINTVSTKLLAYAMDFWSNSQLKALFLEHEVRFFSFFKITFNSLSVLESVSLIMFVHLRLTITFSIVFSQCISQASICHFITIGISQQAHTYN; this comes from the exons ATGGAAAATGCTGAAACATCCGATCAAAACGGAACGACGCACTACACGAACGGTTTAGTGAACGGATTTCACACCCCTCAGTCCGGTAACGGGGACTGTATTTCGTCTAACGGAGGTGGTCTGGTTGCTAGTGACAGTAGCGGTGGCCATAATGGTATTGAAAATTTCCACCATTTTCATCAGGATGTACACAACAATGGTTCGCCTGCGAAGCGCTGCAGACTCAGAAGACGCATGGATTCGGGAAAGAAGAACAGACCTC CCTTTCCGTGGTTTGGTATGGATATTGGAGGCACCCTGGTAAAGCTGGTTTACTTTGAGCCCAAGGACATAACTGCTGAAGAAGAACAAGAGGAAGTGGAGAGCCTGAAGAGCATCCGCCGCTACCTGACCTCCAACGTGGCCTATGGAAACACGGGTATCCGTGACGTTCACCTGGAGTTGAAGAACCTCACCATGTGTGGCCGCAAAGGCAACCTGCACTTCATTCGGTTCCCCACTCAAGACATGCACCGCTTCATCCAAATGGGCCGAGACAAGAACTTCTCCAGCCTGCACACCACGCTGTGTGCCACGGGTGGGGGCGCATACAAGTTTGAGGAAGACTTCAGAACG ATTGCTGGTTTGGAGCTGCAGAAGCTGGATGAACTGGACTGTCTTATTCATGGTCTGCTGTACGTTGACTCAGTCGGGTTCAATGGCCATCCCGagtgttatttttttcaaaatccgTCTGACCCTGAAAACTGTGTCAAGAGGCCATTTAGCCTGGAGAACCCCTTCCCTATGTTGCTGGTAAACATTGGCTCGGGGGTTAGCATCCTAGCTGTCTACTCCAAGGATGATTACAAGCGGGTCACGGGCACAAG TTTAGGAGGTGGTACGTTTCTAGGCCTGTGTTGCTTGCTGACCGGCTGTGATACATTTGAGGAGGCCTTAGAGATGGCGACTAAAGGGGACAGCACAAATGTGGACAAACTAGTGAAGGACATTTACGGTGGTGATTATGAACGCTTTGGTCTCCAGGGTTCTGCCGTTGCATCCAG TTTTGGTCATATGATGAGCAAGGAAAAACGTGATAGTATAAGTAAAGAGGACCTGGCCAGGGCCACTCTTGTCACAATCACAAACAACATTGGCTCCATCGCCCGTATGTGTGCAGTGAACGAg AATATCGATAAAGTGGTTTTTGTTGGGAATTTCCTTCGGATCAACACTGTATCAACTAAGCTGCTAGCCTATGCCATGGACTTCTGGTCTAACAGTCAACTGAAAGCCCTTTTCTTAGAACAtgaagtaagatttttttccttttttaaaatcacttttaatTCCCTGTCAGTGCTAGAATCAGTTTCATTAATAATGTTTGTCCATCTTAGACTTACCATAACATTCTCCATAGTGTTCAGTCAATGTATCAGCCAAGCCAGTATTTGCCATTTTATAACTATTGGAATCAGCCAACAAGCACACACATATAATTAA
- the pank1b gene encoding pantothenate kinase 1 isoform X6: MKLIVKKPAFPWFGMDIGGTLVKLVYFEPKDITAEEEQEEVESLKSIRRYLTSNVAYGNTGIRDVHLELKNLTMCGRKGNLHFIRFPTQDMHRFIQMGRDKNFSSLHTTLCATGGGAYKFEEDFRTIAGLELQKLDELDCLIHGLLYVDSVGFNGHPECYFFQNPSDPENCVKRPFSLENPFPMLLVNIGSGVSILAVYSKDDYKRVTGTSLGGGTFLGLCCLLTGCDTFEEALEMATKGDSTNVDKLVKDIYGGDYERFGLQGSAVASSFGHMMSKEKRDSISKEDLARATLVTITNNIGSIARMCAVNENIDKVVFVGNFLRINTVSTKLLAYAMDFWSNSQLKALFLEHEGYFGAVGAFLELLKLTEDS; the protein is encoded by the exons ATGAAACTAATTGTGAAGAAGCCAG CCTTTCCGTGGTTTGGTATGGATATTGGAGGCACCCTGGTAAAGCTGGTTTACTTTGAGCCCAAGGACATAACTGCTGAAGAAGAACAAGAGGAAGTGGAGAGCCTGAAGAGCATCCGCCGCTACCTGACCTCCAACGTGGCCTATGGAAACACGGGTATCCGTGACGTTCACCTGGAGTTGAAGAACCTCACCATGTGTGGCCGCAAAGGCAACCTGCACTTCATTCGGTTCCCCACTCAAGACATGCACCGCTTCATCCAAATGGGCCGAGACAAGAACTTCTCCAGCCTGCACACCACGCTGTGTGCCACGGGTGGGGGCGCATACAAGTTTGAGGAAGACTTCAGAACG ATTGCTGGTTTGGAGCTGCAGAAGCTGGATGAACTGGACTGTCTTATTCATGGTCTGCTGTACGTTGACTCAGTCGGGTTCAATGGCCATCCCGagtgttatttttttcaaaatccgTCTGACCCTGAAAACTGTGTCAAGAGGCCATTTAGCCTGGAGAACCCCTTCCCTATGTTGCTGGTAAACATTGGCTCGGGGGTTAGCATCCTAGCTGTCTACTCCAAGGATGATTACAAGCGGGTCACGGGCACAAG TTTAGGAGGTGGTACGTTTCTAGGCCTGTGTTGCTTGCTGACCGGCTGTGATACATTTGAGGAGGCCTTAGAGATGGCGACTAAAGGGGACAGCACAAATGTGGACAAACTAGTGAAGGACATTTACGGTGGTGATTATGAACGCTTTGGTCTCCAGGGTTCTGCCGTTGCATCCAG TTTTGGTCATATGATGAGCAAGGAAAAACGTGATAGTATAAGTAAAGAGGACCTGGCCAGGGCCACTCTTGTCACAATCACAAACAACATTGGCTCCATCGCCCGTATGTGTGCAGTGAACGAg AATATCGATAAAGTGGTTTTTGTTGGGAATTTCCTTCGGATCAACACTGTATCAACTAAGCTGCTAGCCTATGCCATGGACTTCTGGTCTAACAGTCAACTGAAAGCCCTTTTCTTAGAACAtgaa GGATATTTTGGAGCTGTTGGTGCCTTCCTAGAGCTACTGAAGCTGACTGAAGACTCCTGA